In Pelosinus sp. UFO1, one genomic interval encodes:
- a CDS encoding pyridoxamine 5'-phosphate oxidase family protein — MELKEYFASVKGTGILSTADDKGVVNAAVYASPHCLEDGLVAFIMRPRKTHENIILNPSACFLFIEAGKMEGKRIYLTKVKEEKNSELLFSLRRHCKQDESERKEDLYLVFFKVDKVRNLVGDQEV, encoded by the coding sequence ATGGAACTGAAAGAATATTTTGCATCGGTTAAAGGTACAGGAATTTTATCTACTGCTGATGATAAAGGGGTAGTGAATGCTGCTGTATATGCAAGCCCCCATTGCCTAGAGGACGGCTTAGTAGCGTTTATTATGAGACCACGCAAGACTCATGAGAATATTATCCTTAACCCTAGTGCTTGCTTCTTATTTATAGAAGCGGGTAAGATGGAAGGGAAACGTATCTATCTCACAAAGGTAAAGGAAGAAAAGAATAGTGAATTGCTTTTTTCTCTCCGCCGCCATTGTAAACAAGATGAATCAGAAAGGAAAGAAGATTTATATCTTGTTTTCTTTAAGGTAGATAAAGTACGGAATTTAGTGGGAGATCAAGAAGTTTAA
- a CDS encoding acetate uptake transporter family protein, which yields MNNNDTQHVKLVVADPSSLGLFGLAMVTFVASTQKLGITTGLSFVIPWAIFLGAFAQLMAASLDFKHNNIFGATAFAGYAFFWFSVAACWLIKLGVFGQALMTGIDMGQLGFGFIGYLIFSLFMTIGSMETNKVLFTIFVLIDVLLAMLALDAFGVNHWAHTVAGYTEFAISLASFYGSAAVVLNHHFGKSFLPTGKPFGIFK from the coding sequence ATGAACAATAATGACACGCAACATGTAAAACTCGTAGTAGCAGACCCATCTAGCTTAGGATTATTTGGTTTGGCAATGGTTACTTTCGTAGCATCAACTCAAAAACTCGGCATTACAACAGGTTTATCTTTTGTGATTCCATGGGCCATTTTCTTGGGAGCTTTTGCTCAATTAATGGCGGCATCACTCGATTTTAAACACAATAATATTTTTGGTGCTACTGCATTTGCTGGGTATGCTTTCTTCTGGTTTTCAGTTGCAGCTTGCTGGTTAATTAAATTAGGAGTTTTTGGACAGGCTCTCATGACAGGTATCGATATGGGGCAATTAGGTTTTGGTTTTATTGGTTATTTGATTTTTTCGTTATTTATGACGATTGGTTCTATGGAAACAAACAAGGTATTATTTACTATATTCGTACTCATTGATGTATTGTTGGCAATGCTAGCGTTAGATGCCTTTGGCGTAAATCACTGGGCTCATACAGTAGCTGGATATACTGAATTCGCTATTTCTTTAGCATCTTTTTACGGTTCAGCTGCTGTTGTCTTAAATCATCACTTTGGCAAATCATTTTTGCCAACAGGTAAGCCCTTCGGAATTTTTAAATAA
- the fliB gene encoding flagellin lysine-N-methylase: MYIYLDIIKEFSCEMCGQCCRNTWQVTMDEESYRRNARLFREKGREEEFSKAFIPITGKSELGEYAYITKKSSGGCWFLAEDHLCLLQGEAGHSHLDAVCQTYPRYPMNTARGMELTLSFSCPAVIKLVSRIEPIKILRSEEPPMVILPNNYVVHVFPEQQSIYNPLHYYFEIEHHLLDIMQCRQITIGERIQLLKETLWKIDDFKKDDTLGQKLNSIIYTNYELMDGKEVITQPAEHCTPEILMENFFVNFIFKKPFYLYGLQKGIELIEKIWQTIESVKIETDNLPKDMEKISQSIMELELQYSHNRKSLLT, from the coding sequence ATGTACATTTATCTTGATATTATAAAAGAATTTTCTTGTGAAATGTGTGGACAATGCTGCCGTAATACTTGGCAGGTTACAATGGATGAGGAGAGTTATAGACGCAATGCGCGGTTGTTTAGAGAAAAGGGCAGGGAGGAAGAGTTTTCGAAGGCGTTTATTCCCATTACGGGGAAAAGTGAGCTGGGTGAATATGCCTACATTACAAAGAAATCTAGTGGCGGTTGCTGGTTTTTAGCGGAAGATCATCTTTGCCTTCTTCAAGGTGAGGCTGGTCATAGTCATCTTGATGCGGTCTGTCAGACGTACCCGCGCTATCCGATGAATACAGCTAGAGGAATGGAATTAACATTAAGTTTCAGCTGCCCTGCGGTTATTAAACTTGTCAGTCGAATTGAGCCCATAAAGATCTTGCGTTCAGAGGAACCACCTATGGTAATACTCCCTAATAATTATGTAGTTCATGTATTTCCTGAACAACAATCTATTTATAATCCATTACATTATTATTTTGAAATAGAACATCATTTGCTTGATATTATGCAGTGCAGACAAATTACCATAGGAGAGCGCATACAACTCTTGAAGGAAACCCTTTGGAAAATCGACGATTTTAAAAAAGATGATACCTTAGGGCAAAAATTAAATTCCATTATCTATACTAATTATGAATTGATGGATGGGAAAGAAGTCATTACACAACCGGCAGAGCATTGCACTCCTGAAATACTAATGGAAAACTTTTTTGTAAATTTTATCTTTAAAAAACCTTTCTATTTATATGGTCTTCAAAAGGGCATAGAGCTTATAGAAAAGATATGGCAGACTATTGAAAGTGTAAAAATAGAAACGGATAACTTACCAAAGGATATGGAGAAGATCAGTCAGTCAATTATGGAGCTAGAATTACAATATAGTCATAACCGGAAAAGTTTGCTAACATGA
- a CDS encoding 6-phosphofructokinase: protein MKLIGKALIAQGGGPTAVINQSMAGVVAEARKYSQITNIYGALRGVEGILNEDFIDLTQETSCNLEQVAQSPSSALFSTRVKPDESYCKEIFKVLKAHDIRYFFYIGGNDSADTVHIVSEQAKLDNYEFRAIHIPKTIDNDLLINDHTPGYSSAARFVMQAFSGINLDMRALSGVYIGVVMGRNSGFLTAAAAAAQKFPDDGPHLIYLPERPFNIDNFAADVQKVYLQYGYCVVAVSEGIKDSSDRPIILSLLKDVEKDAHGNVTMSGTGALGDLLTQAVKEKLGISRVRSDTFGYIQRCFLGCASDVDQREAREVGEKAVQFALTTNCDGSVTIHRVGDYAVEYKMTPLADLAGKTKHMPDDFINAAGNHVTSAFKEYLRPLLGSNLPSATRLRAPKVAKILK, encoded by the coding sequence ATGAAATTGATTGGAAAAGCACTGATTGCCCAAGGGGGAGGCCCGACTGCCGTTATTAATCAAAGTATGGCAGGAGTCGTTGCAGAAGCACGAAAATATAGTCAAATCACGAACATCTATGGTGCCTTACGAGGGGTCGAAGGCATTTTGAATGAGGACTTTATTGATTTAACCCAAGAAACATCCTGTAATCTTGAGCAAGTGGCACAAAGCCCATCATCAGCCCTTTTCTCTACTCGCGTTAAACCTGATGAAAGCTATTGTAAAGAAATTTTCAAGGTATTAAAAGCCCACGATATCCGTTACTTTTTCTACATTGGCGGCAATGACTCTGCTGACACGGTACATATTGTGAGTGAGCAAGCTAAACTGGATAATTATGAATTCCGTGCCATTCATATACCAAAAACCATTGATAATGACTTATTGATTAATGACCATACACCTGGCTATAGCTCTGCCGCACGTTTTGTAATGCAGGCATTTTCGGGGATTAATCTTGATATGAGAGCATTGTCAGGAGTCTATATCGGTGTCGTCATGGGTAGAAATTCGGGCTTTTTAACTGCAGCAGCAGCAGCGGCACAAAAATTTCCTGATGATGGTCCTCATCTTATCTACTTACCAGAACGTCCATTTAACATTGATAACTTCGCTGCTGATGTACAGAAAGTATATTTACAGTATGGTTATTGTGTTGTAGCAGTATCAGAAGGTATCAAAGACTCTTCTGACCGCCCTATTATTTTAAGTTTACTAAAAGACGTAGAAAAAGATGCCCATGGCAATGTGACCATGTCCGGTACAGGAGCCTTAGGCGATTTACTTACCCAAGCTGTGAAAGAAAAACTAGGGATTTCTAGAGTCCGCAGCGATACTTTCGGTTATATCCAGCGCTGTTTCCTCGGCTGCGCTTCAGACGTGGATCAACGGGAAGCCCGCGAAGTTGGTGAAAAAGCGGTACAGTTCGCTCTTACCACTAACTGCGATGGCTCTGTTACAATTCATCGTGTAGGAGACTATGCAGTAGAATATAAAATGACACCGCTAGCCGATTTAGCAGGTAAGACAAAGCACATGCCTGATGATTTTATCAATGCTGCTGGCAATCATGTAACAAGTGCTTTTAAAGAATATCTTAGACCTCTGCTTGGCTCGAATCTTCCTTCAGCAACTAGACTAAGAGCTCCCAAGGTTGCAAAAATATTAAAATAA
- a CDS encoding NCS2 family permease has translation MESLFKLGERGTTVSTEILAGVTTFLTLAYSVIVIPSVLSLTGMDFNGVFMAVILSSVIGTLIMGLFANYPIVIGPGLGLNAYFAFSVVKGGGFSWEVALGAVFISGIMFLLVSLTEFRSILIDAIPASLKHAITAGIGFFVCFIGLQSAKIVVDSPATLVTLGKLSEPIPLLTIIGLVVSLVLLTYRVKAALFIGMLVTAVAAYAMGFMSLPSQFIVMPNGLEHTLLKLDIQGVLDSGLYSVIFTFFLITLFDTTGTLLGMAEQAGLLVNGKFPNAKGAFLADATGTVAGALLGTSPTATCIESSAGVAAGGRSGLTAVTVAILFLVTLFFSPIAKMLSSIPSVTAPALIIVGFFMMNGLRDIDWQNIEEAFPAFLVVAAMPLTYSIATGIGIGFIVYPLLKLMRGKGREVHPILYLFMVLFFIQIGILNH, from the coding sequence ATGGAATCATTATTTAAGCTAGGTGAAAGAGGAACGACTGTATCAACGGAGATCTTAGCAGGTGTAACAACATTTTTAACATTAGCCTATTCTGTAATTGTTATCCCCTCCGTGCTGAGTTTGACGGGTATGGATTTTAACGGAGTCTTTATGGCGGTCATTTTGAGCAGCGTAATTGGTACTCTAATTATGGGTTTATTTGCAAATTATCCTATTGTTATCGGACCGGGATTGGGGTTGAATGCGTATTTTGCTTTTAGTGTAGTAAAAGGTGGAGGATTTTCCTGGGAAGTGGCGTTAGGGGCTGTTTTTATATCGGGTATCATGTTTTTATTAGTGTCTCTTACTGAATTTCGCTCCATACTAATTGATGCTATTCCTGCGAGTCTGAAGCATGCTATCACAGCGGGAATTGGTTTTTTTGTGTGTTTTATTGGGCTTCAGAGTGCCAAAATTGTAGTGGATTCTCCTGCCACTTTAGTAACGCTAGGTAAGCTTTCAGAACCAATACCACTATTAACGATTATTGGACTTGTTGTGTCTCTTGTCTTGCTAACTTACCGGGTAAAGGCTGCTCTATTTATTGGTATGCTGGTAACTGCAGTGGCCGCTTACGCTATGGGATTTATGTCTTTACCGTCTCAGTTTATTGTTATGCCTAATGGACTAGAACATACTTTACTAAAACTAGATATACAAGGTGTCCTAGATTCAGGTTTATATTCTGTTATTTTTACCTTCTTTTTGATTACTTTATTTGATACGACAGGTACCTTGCTGGGGATGGCAGAGCAAGCAGGATTATTGGTAAATGGTAAATTCCCAAATGCAAAAGGTGCTTTTTTAGCCGATGCAACAGGTACGGTTGCTGGAGCACTCTTGGGGACCAGTCCAACAGCTACTTGTATAGAGTCTAGTGCAGGTGTAGCAGCAGGGGGACGTAGTGGGTTAACGGCTGTTACGGTAGCTATTTTGTTTTTAGTTACTTTGTTTTTTTCCCCGATTGCGAAGATGTTATCAAGTATTCCTTCGGTAACAGCACCTGCCTTGATTATCGTTGGTTTTTTTATGATGAATGGCTTACGTGATATTGATTGGCAAAACATTGAAGAAGCCTTCCCGGCATTCTTAGTCGTAGCTGCGATGCCACTTACCTATAGTATTGCGACAGGTATTGGCATTGGATTTATCGTCTACCCATTACTAAAATTAATGAGGGGTAAAGGGCGAGAGGTTCATCCGATTTTATATTTATTTATGGTCTTATTTTTTATTCAAATTGGAATCTTAAATCACTAA
- a CDS encoding Crp/Fnr family transcriptional regulator: MHNCIDQTEHICASIVPIFKMLNINELQKINTLIKKKNYHKGTILFNKGDIAKHLYIVRYGRVKVYEMSEDGRQQIVRLLEPGDFFGELALLMDEQHYLLNAETLEDTGICLLFRDDLKNIMRENAEISAGVMHALTERLANAEKFISNLSLQTIEQRLITWLRIMGEKEGVITPQGIRLTINLPRHELASLFGTTRETLSRKISKLQAEGFIKINSPKQILLLDKLRSYSL, encoded by the coding sequence ATGCATAATTGTATAGACCAAACAGAACACATTTGCGCTAGTATCGTACCTATCTTTAAGATGCTCAACATCAATGAATTACAAAAAATTAATACGCTAATTAAAAAGAAAAATTATCATAAGGGTACAATACTCTTCAACAAAGGAGACATCGCCAAGCATCTTTACATTGTGCGTTACGGACGGGTAAAGGTATATGAAATGTCAGAGGATGGTCGCCAACAAATTGTACGTCTATTAGAACCTGGAGATTTCTTTGGAGAGTTAGCATTATTAATGGATGAACAGCACTATCTTCTTAATGCTGAGACATTGGAAGATACAGGGATTTGTCTACTTTTCCGAGATGACCTGAAAAACATTATGAGGGAAAACGCGGAAATTTCGGCAGGTGTGATGCATGCTCTAACGGAAAGACTTGCCAACGCTGAAAAATTTATTAGTAATCTTTCATTACAAACCATTGAGCAACGATTAATTACGTGGCTGCGCATTATGGGAGAAAAAGAGGGAGTCATTACACCTCAAGGCATCCGACTCACCATTAATTTGCCAAGACATGAGCTAGCTAGCCTATTCGGTACTACTCGCGAGACCTTAAGCCGTAAAATTTCTAAACTACAGGCAGAAGGATTTATAAAAATCAATAGTCCGAAACAAATCCTACTTCTCGATAAACTTAGGAGTTACTCACTTTAA
- the ric gene encoding iron-sulfur cluster repair di-iron protein, giving the protein MEKKFTSSQAVGAIVAEFPQAAEIFKGYRIDFCCGGDKTLKLAVQELGLDENTVLEQLNQTYSKTVNQSKKSDEVDWRKESFTTLVDHIVNTHHLYLQKELPQISEFVTKILRVHGQNHSELTRVHKLFHTLKMELEQHLIKEEEILFPLIKEYEKNPSDQLLDKIKQVTNDIEEEHEQAGDIIKELRNITKQYELPANTCTTYQLAYQKLEEMESDIFQHIHLENNILHPRLQGRI; this is encoded by the coding sequence ATGGAAAAGAAATTTACATCTAGTCAGGCTGTGGGTGCTATTGTTGCAGAGTTCCCTCAAGCGGCTGAAATTTTTAAAGGATATAGAATCGACTTTTGTTGCGGTGGCGACAAAACGCTAAAACTAGCAGTACAAGAATTAGGTCTTGATGAGAATACTGTATTAGAACAATTAAACCAAACCTATAGTAAAACAGTAAATCAAAGTAAAAAAAGTGATGAAGTCGATTGGCGTAAGGAGTCCTTTACCACTCTTGTAGATCATATTGTTAATACACATCATCTGTACTTACAAAAAGAACTGCCACAAATCAGTGAATTTGTAACAAAAATCTTACGTGTTCATGGTCAAAATCATAGTGAATTAACGAGGGTACATAAATTGTTCCATACGTTAAAAATGGAATTGGAGCAACATCTGATCAAAGAAGAGGAGATACTGTTTCCTCTTATAAAAGAATATGAAAAGAATCCATCCGATCAGTTACTTGATAAAATTAAACAGGTGACCAATGATATTGAAGAAGAGCATGAGCAAGCAGGGGATATTATAAAAGAACTGCGTAACATTACCAAACAATATGAGTTGCCCGCGAATACTTGTACAACCTATCAACTTGCATATCAAAAATTAGAGGAAATGGAGTCGGATATTTTTCAACACATTCATTTGGAAAATAATATTCTTCATCCCCGTTTGCAAGGCAGAATTTAA
- a CDS encoding anaerobic nitric oxide reductase flavorubredoxin, producing the protein MSFKIRDGLTWVGKIDWELRTFHGEEYSTHKGTSYNSYLIQDEKTVLLDTVWMPFAHEFIQNLEREIPLTKIDALVITHGEVDHSGALPELMEKIPNVPIYCTANAVKSLKGQYHQEWNFKIVKTGDRLNLGSKELIFVEAPMLHWPDTMFAYMTSDNILFSSDAFGQHYASALMYNDLVDQGELYQECTKYYANILTPLSKFVDKKIKEVVGLNLPVDMICSSHGVIWRDNPLQIVTQYAKWALDYQENQITIIYDTMWNGTRRMAEEIAQGIQSVDDTVVVKLFNSAKSDKNDIISEVFKSKAIILGSPTVYKGVLSSIAGIMEEIKGLNFKNKKAAAFGAYGWSGEGTKVLSSLLQSSGFTLVNDGLRELWNPDEQAIENCKKFGRDFLAMIK; encoded by the coding sequence ATGAGCTTTAAAATTAGAGACGGTCTTACATGGGTAGGGAAAATTGACTGGGAATTACGGACATTCCATGGTGAAGAATATTCGACTCACAAAGGGACGTCTTATAATTCTTATTTGATTCAGGACGAGAAGACAGTGTTACTAGATACAGTTTGGATGCCCTTTGCCCACGAATTTATTCAGAACTTAGAACGCGAAATTCCGTTAACAAAAATTGATGCTCTTGTCATTACTCATGGTGAAGTTGATCATAGTGGAGCCTTACCTGAACTAATGGAAAAAATTCCTAATGTACCTATTTACTGCACAGCCAATGCGGTGAAATCCTTAAAGGGACAATATCATCAGGAGTGGAATTTTAAAATAGTTAAGACTGGGGATAGGTTGAATTTAGGTTCAAAAGAACTCATCTTTGTAGAAGCACCAATGCTACATTGGCCCGATACCATGTTTGCCTATATGACAAGTGATAATATCTTGTTTAGTAGCGATGCCTTCGGTCAGCATTATGCATCAGCACTCATGTACAATGATCTTGTGGACCAAGGAGAATTGTACCAGGAATGCACAAAATATTATGCTAATATTTTGACTCCTCTAAGTAAATTTGTTGATAAAAAGATCAAGGAAGTTGTAGGCCTGAATCTACCAGTTGATATGATTTGTTCTAGTCATGGCGTTATTTGGCGCGATAACCCATTACAAATTGTTACTCAATATGCTAAGTGGGCCCTAGATTACCAAGAGAATCAAATTACCATCATATATGATACTATGTGGAATGGCACCCGCCGCATGGCCGAGGAAATTGCCCAAGGAATACAGTCAGTAGATGATACAGTAGTTGTAAAGTTATTTAATAGTGCAAAATCGGATAAAAATGATATTATTAGTGAAGTGTTTAAATCAAAAGCAATTATTCTGGGTTCTCCCACGGTTTACAAAGGAGTATTGTCCTCTATTGCAGGAATTATGGAAGAAATAAAAGGTTTGAATTTTAAAAATAAGAAAGCTGCTGCCTTTGGTGCTTATGGATGGAGTGGGGAAGGGACTAAGGTTTTATCTAGTTTACTGCAAAGCAGTGGTTTTACCTTAGTCAATGACGGATTGCGTGAACTATGGAATCCAGACGAGCAGGCTATTGAAAATTGTAAAAAATTTGGTAGGGACTTCCTCGCAATGATCAAATAA
- a CDS encoding SDR family NAD(P)-dependent oxidoreductase, which yields MKTLQNKIVFISGASSGIGKACAELFAQAGAKLILCARSVEKVQEIADALKVQYQADALALKLDVQDKNAVNQVVDTLPSEWKKIDILVNNAGLARGLEKLHQGDVEDWEAMIDTNVKGLLYLTRKIVPQMLENKVNGHVINIGSIAGIHAYPGGAVYCATKSAVKFLSDGLRMDVVDTPIRVTNIQPGMVETNFSVIRFHGDQGKADNVYAGIKPLVAEDIADIVVYAASAPAHVQICEVTVTPTNQATGGVLHKEKK from the coding sequence ATGAAAACATTACAGAATAAAATTGTATTCATTAGCGGTGCCAGCAGCGGCATTGGTAAGGCTTGTGCTGAATTATTTGCCCAGGCAGGGGCAAAATTAATCCTGTGTGCAAGAAGTGTTGAAAAAGTACAAGAAATAGCTGATGCATTGAAGGTTCAGTACCAAGCAGATGCATTAGCTTTAAAACTTGATGTCCAAGATAAGAATGCAGTAAACCAGGTAGTGGATACATTGCCTTCGGAATGGAAGAAAATCGATATTCTAGTCAATAATGCAGGCTTGGCTCGCGGCTTAGAAAAACTACATCAAGGTGATGTGGAAGATTGGGAAGCGATGATTGACACCAACGTTAAGGGGTTATTGTATCTGACGAGGAAGATTGTTCCTCAAATGTTAGAGAATAAAGTGAATGGGCACGTCATTAATATTGGTTCCATTGCTGGCATTCATGCTTATCCAGGTGGTGCAGTCTATTGTGCTACAAAATCAGCAGTCAAATTTTTAAGTGATGGACTTAGAATGGATGTGGTAGATACACCTATCAGAGTCACTAATATTCAGCCGGGTATGGTGGAAACCAACTTCAGTGTAATCCGGTTTCATGGTGACCAAGGAAAAGCTGATAATGTATATGCTGGCATTAAACCTCTTGTTGCAGAGGATATTGCGGATATTGTTGTTTATGCAGCCAGCGCACCAGCTCACGTTCAAATTTGCGAAGTAACAGTTACACCTACCAACCAAGCTACGGGTGGTGTCTTACATAAAGAGAAAAAGTAA
- a CDS encoding NCS2 family permease, protein MSSWFRLEERGTTISTEIIAGITTFLTMVYIVIVNPAVLHIAGMDFDGVFMATILASALATLIMGIFANYPIAIAPGMGMNAYFSYSVVLASGHSWQVALGAVFITGIIFLLLSLTKFRYVLIDSIPTSLKHAITAGIGLFISFIGLQNAKIVVASPATLVTLGNLGEPITFMSIVGLVIALVLMVYRVKGAIFVGMLITSAIAYFRGMLVLPDSLFMVPHGIVNTAWQMNVAGVFEQGLYAVVFTFLLITLFDTTGTMLGVAEQAGLLKDGKFPRVRGALLADAVGTTVGAALGTSPTSAYIESSSGVAVGGRTGLTAVVTAILLLVTLFFAPVAKMLASIPAVTAPALIIVGFFMMEGLRNIDWNDLEEAFPAFLIVIAMPLTYSIATGIGIGFIVYPILKVLRGKAGAVHPILYVFAILFFIQLGFFSH, encoded by the coding sequence TTGAGTTCATGGTTTCGACTAGAAGAGCGGGGAACTACGATATCGACTGAAATCATTGCTGGTATCACTACTTTTTTAACAATGGTGTATATTGTCATCGTAAATCCTGCTGTTTTACATATTGCTGGCATGGATTTTGATGGTGTATTTATGGCGACCATTTTAGCCAGTGCCTTAGCAACCTTAATTATGGGGATATTTGCTAATTATCCCATTGCGATAGCACCAGGCATGGGGATGAATGCATACTTTTCCTATAGTGTTGTATTGGCAAGTGGACATTCTTGGCAGGTAGCACTAGGAGCTGTATTTATAACAGGAATTATATTCCTATTGCTTTCCTTAACCAAATTTCGTTATGTTCTTATTGATTCCATCCCTACAAGCTTAAAACATGCAATTACTGCAGGTATTGGTTTATTTATCTCTTTTATTGGGCTACAAAATGCGAAGATTGTGGTTGCCTCCCCAGCAACCTTGGTAACATTAGGTAACTTAGGTGAACCAATTACCTTTATGTCAATCGTTGGTCTTGTGATTGCCCTAGTCTTAATGGTCTATCGTGTCAAAGGTGCTATATTTGTTGGTATGCTTATTACTTCCGCCATTGCCTATTTTCGAGGTATGTTAGTATTGCCAGATAGTTTATTTATGGTGCCCCATGGTATTGTAAATACTGCGTGGCAAATGAATGTGGCAGGTGTATTTGAGCAAGGACTCTATGCAGTGGTATTTACATTTCTGCTTATTACTTTATTTGATACGACAGGCACTATGTTGGGCGTAGCTGAACAGGCAGGGTTATTAAAAGATGGTAAATTCCCTCGTGTACGAGGAGCTCTCTTAGCCGATGCCGTAGGTACCACAGTAGGAGCTGCTTTAGGCACGAGTCCAACTTCTGCCTATATCGAATCAAGTTCGGGCGTTGCCGTAGGAGGACGCACAGGCTTGACGGCTGTAGTAACTGCTATCCTGTTACTAGTTACCTTGTTTTTTGCACCTGTAGCAAAAATGTTAGCGAGTATACCAGCTGTTACGGCACCCGCTTTGATTATTGTTGGGTTCTTCATGATGGAAGGATTACGCAATATTGATTGGAACGATTTGGAGGAGGCTTTTCCTGCGTTTTTAATTGTGATTGCCATGCCTTTAACTTATAGCATTGCTACAGGCATTGGTATTGGGTTTATTGTATATCCCATTTTAAAGGTACTGCGGGGAAAAGCAGGTGCAGTTCACCCTATATTATATGTATTTGCAATATTGTTTTTCATACAGCTAGGCTTTTTTAGCCATTGA
- a CDS encoding DEAD/DEAH box helicase yields MADFSSLGIRPEINVILAQSGITVPTDIQIQAIPVLLAGKDVVGQSQTGTGKTLAFVLPILEKIEVNKPIVQALIITPTRELALQITQEVTKLADKLGVQVLSVYGGQDVDRQIKKLKSGAQIVIGTPGRLMDHLRRKTIYLSGVSKLVLDEADQMLHMGFLDDVEELVRQTSPKRQTMLFSATMPSKVRGLADRYMRKPVDIRVQTPNITLDEIKQIMVEVPEPEKMAKLCTMIDEYRPYLAIVFCHTKQRATAVNIALSQKGYDTDELHGDLSQAKREQVMRRFREAKIQILVATDIAARGLDVEGITHVFNYDIPHDVDSYIHRIGRTGRAGQTGMAITLIDPHEQPYVRLIEQGISASIEKHKVSGQRVISKDKRRVFQDKREDQTKVRGEKKENPFILGKPEKKKPVGHSGANIRSRRKPKDTEKSNQQYQGKSKGKKSRA; encoded by the coding sequence ATGGCGGATTTTAGTTCCCTAGGTATTAGACCAGAAATTAATGTTATATTGGCACAAAGCGGCATTACCGTACCAACGGATATACAAATACAGGCGATTCCTGTTTTACTGGCAGGTAAGGATGTTGTCGGACAATCTCAAACAGGTACAGGAAAAACGTTGGCATTTGTGCTGCCAATTTTAGAGAAAATTGAAGTGAATAAACCCATCGTACAAGCTTTAATCATTACTCCAACGAGAGAATTAGCCCTTCAAATTACGCAGGAAGTAACCAAATTGGCGGATAAGCTAGGAGTTCAAGTATTATCTGTATATGGAGGGCAAGATGTAGATCGACAAATTAAGAAACTAAAAAGTGGTGCTCAAATTGTAATAGGTACTCCTGGTCGCTTAATGGATCATTTACGACGCAAAACTATTTATCTTTCAGGGGTAAGTAAGCTAGTATTAGATGAAGCGGATCAAATGCTACATATGGGATTTTTGGATGATGTGGAGGAATTAGTTCGTCAAACATCTCCCAAACGGCAAACTATGCTCTTTTCAGCAACTATGCCTTCTAAGGTTCGTGGTTTAGCAGATCGTTATATGCGAAAACCCGTTGATATTCGGGTGCAAACCCCTAATATTACATTAGACGAAATCAAACAAATCATGGTAGAGGTTCCAGAACCAGAAAAGATGGCAAAGCTATGTACCATGATTGACGAATATCGCCCTTACTTGGCTATCGTTTTTTGTCATACAAAGCAGCGTGCCACGGCTGTGAATATAGCCCTTTCCCAGAAAGGGTATGATACAGATGAACTTCATGGAGATTTGTCTCAGGCAAAACGTGAGCAGGTTATGAGACGTTTTCGTGAGGCCAAGATTCAGATCTTAGTAGCAACGGATATTGCGGCTAGAGGATTGGATGTAGAAGGGATTACTCATGTATTTAATTATGATATTCCACATGATGTTGATAGCTACATTCATCGTATTGGACGAACAGGACGTGCAGGACAAACTGGTATGGCAATCACTCTTATAGATCCTCATGAGCAACCTTATGTGCGCCTCATTGAACAAGGGATCAGTGCATCCATTGAAAAACATAAAGTAAGTGGTCAAAGAGTAATTAGTAAAGATAAGAGAAGAGTTTTCCAAGACAAGAGAGAAGATCAAACAAAAGTAAGAGGAGAAAAAAAGGAAAATCCATTTATCCTGGGAAAACCGGAGAAAAAAAAGCCAGTTGGTCACAGTGGGGCTAATATAAGAAGCCGACGTAAACCAAAGGATACTGAAAAGTCCAATCAGCAGTACCAAGGCAAAAGCAAAGGCAAGAAAAGTAGAGCTTGA